From the genome of Macrobrachium nipponense isolate FS-2020 chromosome 43, ASM1510439v2, whole genome shotgun sequence, one region includes:
- the LOC135213673 gene encoding uncharacterized protein LOC135213673 produces MVREREVESHQHEGVEGDLVRSASIRSFGRGKESGSILRQHYRSILYQESGRNPFILPQQSRRRSPSLVSRSGYFPRSEVCTGEVKCTGRRTQSSKPSSSHGVDIARQNLSGTVETLGKTFSGSVCHAEEQSTSDLLFPSSRSSCLEDRRNASGLDGSRRLRLSPIWNDQRGVEQVPLTSKCVNDVGSTILAQERVVSRPSQVGYRPSQTSSSVSSATQTAPLRQVSSEFVRSVTDRVQTVRKLVRAKGFSRRAAEAIANCRRSSSAKLYQSKWGVFRTWCRRHNFSSSKTSVTEIADFLLYLKEVKNLSVSTIKGYRAMLSSVFKHRGLDISSNQDIGDLIKSFNTVKVSKKDSVDWNLDVVLTFLMSSRFEPLREASLRDVTRKALFLFALATAGRVSELQAIHKEVGFKNRNAVCSFVNEFLAKNESPSNPWPKSFVLKGLSNIVGPMEEEEYLLCPVRALKCYLSRTQSVRGNSDRLWCSVKNSAKPSPRTLFRSF; encoded by the coding sequence atggtcagagaaagagaggttgaatcacatcaacatgaaggagttgaaggcgatttggttcggtctgcaagcattcgctcctttggtcgtgggaaagagagtggcagtatactccgacaacactaccgctctatcttatatcaggaatcagggaggaacccattcattctccctcaacaaagtcgcagaagatctccttctctggtctcaagatcgggatatttccctcgttccgaggtttgtacaggggaagttaaatgtactggcagacgaactcagtcgagtaaaccaagttcttcccacggagtggacattgcaagacaaaatttgtcaggaactgtggaaactttggggaagaccttcagtggatctgtttgccacgctgaggaacaatcgacttccgatcttttgttccccagttccagatcctcttgcttggaagaccgacgcaatgcttcaggattggacgggtctagacgtttacgcctttcccccatttggaatgatcagagaggtgttgaacaagttcctctcacatcaaaatgtgtcaatgacgttggtagcacaattctggcccaggaaagagtggtttccagaccttctcaagttggttatagaccatcccagacttcttcctcagtatcctcggctactcaaacagccccacttcgacaggtatcatcagaatttgtccgctctgtcactgacagggttcagactgtccggaaactcgtcagagctaaggggttttctcgtagagcggcagaggctattgctaactgtcgaagaagctcttctgccaagctttaccaatcaaagtggggagtctttaggacgtggtgcagaagacataatttctcgtcttctaaaacctctgtgacagaaatagctgattttttgctgtaccttaaagaagttaagaacttgtcggtatcgacaattaaagggtacagagctatgctgtcctcagtgtttaagcatagagggcttgacatctcctctaaccaggatattggagatttaattaaatcttttaatacagtaaaagtatccaagaaggatagtgtggactggaacttggacgtagttttaacttttctgatgtcttcacgattcgagccacttcgtgaagcgtctttgagagatgtaacgaggaaggcactttttctcttcgctttggctacagcaggaagagtgagtgagttacaagccatccacaaagaggtggggttcaaaaatcgtaatgcggtttgttcttttgttaacgaatttttagcaaagaacgaatctccctctaacccatggcctaaatcttttgtacttaagggattatctaatatagtgggtccgatggaggaagaagaatatttactatgtcctgtcagagctctgaaatgttacctgtcaaggacacaatccgttagaggtaattccgatcgactttggtgttcggttaagaattctgcaaaaccctctccaagaacgctatttcgttctttttga